The Argopecten irradians isolate NY chromosome 4, Ai_NY, whole genome shotgun sequence genome has a window encoding:
- the LOC138320812 gene encoding bromodomain adjacent to zinc finger domain protein 2B-like isoform X5 yields the protein MIVDRESVAMEKGDKDSPGSGRNIFDNAANMMGMNPFGLSFGAHLAHMPHMSSAYSLLQHHPAFPVSSLFGGLAEGAFGHFPPSLSSAEGSSSKSSPSKHSPKSSKSSSRSSKSSRSSSSKTTVTKATTTLATTSTVSTSSSRPNTSTMVSGTTGVSLLSGKFKKSSKHLSSKAYTTSLLAQNTSQKNSANGMGSQSASSSPSPSATSSSSTAVSLSPSTKHKDFLKTLENGATMYESDNPSNGSLASNGLSSDEEEFTGNGQLGNGQLGNDRDVDSNDDGNGSIDGRNTGSPNIHIDGTKKRLIADQIRQRVQNKPIQNIKPSIMQPMKRGRGRPPKHEPTPTPQQLEVIKEYKKQQEFLKRQLEENLKQQQMQLKMMKRSQAEKEKEASANVQKLLEASVKQARANAAAGTREKESRHRSAVSPPSQPTETSSRSTISQDHSSVTDKSDQQVSHPSTSKGSPVKSKLVSEESSGLSDDNDSDLMNESEDEDDSGMNESDSDGEPRLKMAIDSESDSHEAGHSGKGAKRSADEYSEKNEIPVKRPRVQMDEKELKIPMDAGWRRQTTILAIGKRGFIGEVLYFAPCGKKMKTIPDVMRYVDRHSITGMGRENFSFNTKVNVGDFYETRHGHNGVVKLTNEEVVERMALVESKRQKMLRYKQQRGRKRMEKQNKQLQLAKQMMDQKLKRKMDQQVEMARRASEYKMQKKVEKDRQKDMANKVKQIKAIEQKKQKEQLNLIREQEKMQRHEQMRIERELRAQQILEEREMKRQQALMMKEQERERKRQHILLVKAMEAQKKQAERDRLKEEKVVEKRMVRERKMEQKRWELQMARELKKPTEDMELRDSRPLPEYPRIPGLQTDSAAFADILMVLEFLHNFADALGYDKDTLPTLKSLQDGILGKTEEDSEDYIALVSHLLRYAISDPGVPNPKEAVTKLGQKIVDMEISDNIVSEILRIFVVARNGGGNEMSGWLSDYPLESLDHVRKAAILAFLCNELLCGKSISSEIEKHLDRMGDIRRDKWVVEGKLRRLRVLQSKKFHRPVSKPVSDLDSSTQGAEGDESQNTSGINKRCSDDDEEKEEESGNDSDDDAQSGCQETDGDDEEPLSLEECDKQIEKLQKQHAQYRAKVFKSSHKLRAIMVGSDRYRRKYWVLPCAGGVYVEGLETGKSVEDEDLNEDDKDIKQEKLEVKTESEKVKEEEKLESENSELNGSIVKEEKWEEEKTTIKTDEEDIKKEESVVKLERKEDRNVWDTVKEEGLDKSCSLSMATKMEVDEVKSDSKSETGEAAIVTSALFPTSWKMDKHKQTTCNGEITPSTSVCNNKLDCSNKGSSNIFLQSPSSSKLSDLCGSESSAVSPTKSESKSDDSKSVVNNSLLNSPSPLITPYSSAPSLFFPPFSPSLNGALGSNPSTSSLSPGESSPRPAHQHNKSSTPSHTEGKASFLSIDTLLKKDSSHLPSQNNHFLQSPLFPVSPDQMIKSLNSSTDSEQKPWFSILPRMPCDDLSMTQGSSPQVGLSSSPFSGASPFFSPMSLRAFPLHSPSFSSFQMGQLYSPNNYSATTASTNTSCDSPSKLNDSSFKVPLTPKVEMDTWPSMGHQQESAEALLKDLQGERQPIPEDMKKSWWRVTDSEQLKTLQRHCHPRGIREKNLQKSFQKYMDYACDSCSKGNKEVVSLESDSSEEEEEEEEEEEEKEEEKEEGQEKKEKEGDGKQEEVDEKSKKKKEKEVPPTPQKEWLPEVAHQVEQAVLEEVENLVERVASASLQVKGWKVPSRAEDDTDLTIVDRTKSDLKPNERYPLDAAREKLLSLEPNIERRYIKPPLTKAVTINLASLADHSRSERRNSHTQEEEEDNDSVDHDVPERPEDVPPGLAMWRSAVAKATSPAQLTLCVHQLSTSISWEKSIMKVLCQICRKDDNEAELLLCDGCDQGYHTYCFKPKMENIPDGDWYCYECISKASGVPCCIVCGKKTGKIAECHHCPRAIHLDCLDPPLPRMPRKWVCPACSSNMNGRKRSRKSPKSPKKCDVGNTTPVQRRDNEVSTKQVETPSSEKKRNNKENEKKKAAEQSDDMTLCRLVLTEMEKHEDGWPFLKPVNFKQFPTYRKYIKQPMDFSTIKNKLRDSVYKSRAEFAADCRLIFENCKTFNEDESEVGRGGHTLRKFFESRWKELILHSSTVSSNSSSSSSSTTSTVTASSSSSSSVTSVNSSKTMAPSSQISGTSAETSVTESTTKDDD from the exons ATCGTTGATAGAGAGTCAGTTGCCATGGAGAAGGGCGACAAGGACTCTCCAGGGTCCGGCAGGAACATCTTTGATAATGCAGCCAATATGATGG GTATGAACCCTTTTGGGTTATCCTTCGGAGCACATTTGGCCCATATGCCGCACATGTCTAGTGCATATTCGTTGCTGCAGCACCATCCAGCCTTCCCAGTATCCTCTCTGTTCGGCGGACTTGCTGAGGGTGCGTTTGGCCATTTTCCACCATCCCTTAGCTCAGCTGAAG GTTCAAGTTCAAAGTCATCACCATCAAAACACTCACCAAAATCATCCAAATCATCTTCGAGATCATCTAAATCATCTAGATCATCCTCGTCCAAGACAACTGTAACCAAGGCGACTACAACCTTAGCAACGACCTCAACAGTGAGTACAAGCTCTAGTCGACCAAACACCAGCACCATGGTATCAGGGACGACAGGTGTCAGTCTTTTATCAGGAAAATTCAAGAAATCATCCAAACATTTGTCGTCCAAGGCGTACACTACCTCTTTACTCGCACAAAACACCTCTCAGAAAAATTCAGCCAATGGCATGGGCTCTCAGTCAGCTTCTTCTTCACCGTCACCATCAGCAACCTCATCTTCTTCTACAGCAGTGTCTCTATCACCTTCAACCAAACATAAAGATTTTTTAAag ACGTTAGAAAATGGTGCCACAATGTACGAGAGTGATAATCCATCCAATGGATCCCTGGCCAGTAATGGACTGAGTAGTGATGAGGAGGAATTTACCGGGAACGGTCAGCTTGGGAACGGTCAGCTCGGGAATGACCGTGATGTG GATTCCAACGATGACGGAAATGGTTCCATCGACGGTAGAAACACAGGGTCCCCTAACATACACATAGATGGAACCAAGAAAAGACTGATAGCAGACCAGATTCGACAACGCGTACAAAACAAACCTATCCAGAACATTAAACCCTCAATCATGCAGCCAATGAAACGTGGTCGAGGCCGTCCCCCAAAACATGAGCCGACACCGACTCCTCAACAACTGGAGGTTATCAAG GAATACAAAAAACAACAGGAATTTTTGAAACGACAGCTTGAGGAGAATTTAAAACAGCAGCAAATGCAGCTTAAGATGATGAAGCGTTCCCAAGCAGAGAAAGAGAAGGAAGCCTCCGCCAATGTTCAAAAACTACTTGAGGCTAGTGTGAAGCAGGCAAGGGCCAATGCTGCTGCTGGGACGCGAGAGAAGGAATCAAGACACCGATCCGCTGTATCCCCACCATCTCAGCCCACGGAG ACCAGTAGTAGATCAACCATATCACAGGATCATTCAAGTGTGACAGACAAATCCGACCAACAGGTCTCTCATCCCTCTACATCTAAAGGCAGCCCTGTCAAATCTAAACTGGTGTCTGAAGAGAGTTCTGGGCTCTCCGACGACAACGATTCAGACTTGATGAACGAAAGTGAAGATGAAGATGATAGTGGAATGAACGAGAGTGACTCAGATGGTGAACCGAGGCTCAAGATGGCTATTGACTCAGAGAGTGACTCCCATGAGGCTGGTCACTCAGGCAAGGGGGCAAAGCGCAGTGCTGATGAATATTCAGAGA AAAATGAGATACCTGTAAAGCGCCCTCGAGTACAGATGGATGAAAAAGAGTTGAAGATTCCAATGGATGCAGGTTGGCGTAGGCAAACTACCATTCTAGCCATTGGTAAACGTGGCTTCATAGGGGAGGTCTTGTACTTTGCTCCGTGTGGTAAAAAGATGAAAACAATTCCAGATGTAATGCGG TATGTTGACCGCCATTCCATCACAGGGATGGGACGTGAGAATTTCTCATTCAACACCAAAGTCAATGTTGGTGACTTCTACGAGACTCGGCATGGTCACAAC GGTGTTGTCAAACTGACCAATGAGGAAGTAGTTGAGAGGATGGCTCTTGTTGAGAGTAAACGCCAGAAAATGCTGCGCTATAAACAACAACGTGGTCGGAAAAGGATGGAGAAACAGAACAAACAATTACAACTGGCCAAACAAATGATGGACCAGAAACTCAAACGTAAAATGGATCAACAAG TAGAGATGGCCAGAAGAGCTTCGGAGTACAAGATGCAGAAGAAGGTAGAGAAAGATCGCCAAAAGGACATGGCAAATAAAGTCAAGCAGATAAAAG cAATAGAGCAGAAAAAGCAAAAAGAGCAGCTGAATCTGATTCGGGAACAGGAGAAAATGCAACGACATGAACAGATGAGGATTGAACGAGAGTTGAGAGCACAACAGATTCTTGAG GAGAGAGAAATGAAGAGACAACAGGCATTGATGATGAAAGAACAG GAAAGAGAGAGGAAAAGACAACATATTCTATTGGTGAAGGCTATGGAGGCTCAGAAAAAACAAGCA GAAAGGGATCGCCTCAAGGAAGAAAAAGTGGTTGAGAAGCGAATGGTCAGGGAACGAAAAATG GAACAAAAGCGTTGGGAACTTCAGATGGCAAGAGAACTGAAAAAGCCCACCGAGGACATGGAACTCCGTGACAGTCGG CCATTACCCGAGTATCCACGGATACCTGGCCTCCAAACAGACAGTGCTGCCTTTGCTGACATCCTCATGGTGTTGGAGTTCCTACATAACTTTGCTGATGCTCTGGGATACG ATAAGGACACACTTCCGACACTGAAGTCCCTTCAGGATGGCATTCTGGGTAAAACTGAGGAAGATAGCGAGGATTACATTGCTCTTGTTTCTCACCTCCTACGATACGCCATCAGTGACCCAGGTGTGCCCAATCCTAAAGAGGCAGTCACAAAGCTTGGACAGAAAATCGTAGACATGGAGATTTCAGATAACATTGTCTCTGAGATCTTACGAATATTTGTTGTGGCCAGGAATGGAGGTGGCAACGAG ATGAGTGGGTGGTTGTCCGATTATCCTCTGGAGTcactggaccatgtcaggaaaGCTGCTATTTTGGCGTTTCTATGCAATGAATTGCTGTGTGGAAAGTCTATATCATC AGAGATAGAGAAGCATTTAGATCGTATGGGAGACATCCGCCGCGATAAGTGGGTTGTGGAAGGCAAACTTCGTAGACTCCGGGTTCTACAATCAAAGAAGTTCCATCGGCCTGTCTCCAAGCCTGTGTCGGACCTAGATTCGTCAACGCAGGGGGCGGAGGGTGATGAATCACAGAACACCTCAGGCATTAACAAACGTTgtagtgatgatgatgaggagaaGGAAGAGGAAAGTGGTAATGACAGCGATGACGATGCCCAGTCTGGCTGTCAGGAGACCGATGGAGAT GATGAAGAACCTCTGTCCCTTGAAGAGTGTGATAAGCAGATTGAGAAATTACAAAAG CAACATGCCCAATACCGAGCAAAAGTGTTCAAGTCTTCCCATAAACTTCGTGCAATAATGGTGGGTTCGGACCGATACCGCCGCAAATATTGGGTCCTACCGTGTGCTGGGGGTGTGTACGTGGAAGGCCTTGAGACTGGCAAGTCCGTGGAGGACGAGGATCTGAACGAGGATGACAAGGACATCAAACAGGAAAAATTAGAAGTCAAAACGGAAAGTGAGAAAGTTAAAGAGGAAGAGAAACTAGAAAGTGAAAATTCTGAATTGAATGGAAGTATTGTGAAAGAGGAAAAATGGGAAGAAGAGAAAACGACAATCAAAACAGATGAAGAAGACATTAAAAAGGAAGAAAGTGTAGTGAAATTGGAACGGAAGGAGGATCGTAATGTCTGGGATACTGTTAAGGAGGAAGGTTTAGATAAAAGTTGTTCTCTGTCAATGGCGACGAAGATGGAAGTGGATGAGGTTAAGAGTGATAGTAAGTCGGAGACTGGAGAAGCAGCTATTGTGACTTCGGCATTATTTCCTACCTCATGGAAAATGGACAAACACAAGCAGACGACTTGTaatggggagataactccttcTACCTCAGTGTGCAATAATAAACTGGACTGCTCTAATAAAGGTTCCTCCAATATATTCCTGCAATCCCCATCCTCCAGTAAGCTTAGTGACTTGTGTGGGAGTGAATCCTCTGCAGTATCTCCCACCAAAAGTGAGAGTAAAAGTGACGATTCTAAATCGGTTGTGAACAATAGTTTGCTTAACTCTCCTTCACCTCTCATAACTCCATATTCATCAGCACCCTCATTGTTTTTTCCACCATTTAGTCCATCCCTCAATGGTGCCCTAGGTTCAAATCCATCAACGTCCAGTCTGTCCCCTGGGGAATCCAGTCCCCGCCCTGCTCACCAGCACAACAAGAGCAGTACCCCATCCCACACAGAGGGCAAAGCTAGTTTCCTCAGCATCGATACACTTCTCAAGAAGGACTCATCTCATCTCCCCAGCCAGAACAACCACTTCCTCCAAAGTCCACTCTTCCCAGTTTCCCCAGATCAAATGATCAAATCATTGAACTCTTCAACAGACAGTGAACAAAAACCATGGTTCAGCATTTTACCCAGAATGCCTTGTGATGACCTCAGTATGACTCAGGGTAGCTCGCCCCAGGTAGGACTGAGTTCGAGTCCGTTCTCGGGTGCCTCTCCATTTTTCTCGCCCATGTCTTTGCGTGCCTTCCCCCTCCACAGCCCCTCCTTTTCTTCATTCCAGATGGGACAGCTGTATAGTCCCAACAACTACAGTGCCACAACAGCATCCACCAACACAAGCTGTGACTCGCCCTCAAAACTCAATGACTCGTCCTTCAAGGTGCCTCTTACACCAAAGGTAGAGATGGATACATGGCCCTCAATGGGCCACCAACAGGAGTCTGCAGAAGCCCTGCTCAAGGATCTACAGGGAGAGAGGCAACCCATTCCTGAAG acaTGAAGAAAAGCTGGTGGCGAGTTACTGATTCTGAACAATTGAAGACGCTACAACGACATTGTCATCCTCGCGGAATCCGTGAGAAAAATCTCCAGAAATCCTTCCAGAAATACATGGACTATGCCTGTGACTCGTGTTCTAAAGGCAATAAAGAAG TTGTATCCCTGGAATCTGACTCTTCTGaagaggaggaagaggaggaagaagaggaagaagaaaaagaagaagagaaaGAAGAAGGTcaggaaaagaaagaaaaggaaGGCGACGGGAAGCAAGAGGAGGTAGATGAAAAATCAAAGaagaagaaagagaaagaagTGCCACCAACCCCTCAGAAAGAATGGCTGCCAGAAGTCGCACACCAAGTGGAGCAAGCTGTCCTGGAAGAAGTGGAGAATTTGGTTGAAAGAGTCGCTTCAGCAAGTCTGCAGGTCAAG GGATGGAAGGTACCGAGCCGAGCAGAGGACGATACTGATCTGACCATCGTGGACAGGACCAAATCTGATCTCAAACCAAATGAACGTTATCCCCTGGACGCTGCTAGAGAGAAGCTGTTAAGTCTGGAACCTAACATAGAGCGACGTTACATCAAACCACCTCTCACAAAGGC AGTGACAATCAATCTGGCCAGTCTAGCTGATCACTCTCGTTCAGAACGTCGAAACAGTCACACACAGGAAGAGGAAGAAGACAATGATTCTGTGGACCACGACGTACCAGAGCGTCCTGAGGATGTACCACCAGGGCTTGCCATGTGGAGGTCTGCAGTTGCCAAGGCAACCTCACCTGCCCAACTGACTTTGTGTGTTCATCAACTGAGCACCTCCATCTCCTGGGAAAAGTCTATCATGAAAGTG cTTTGTCAGATTTGCCGTAAGGATGATAATGAGGCTGAACTCTTACTATGTGATGGATGTGACCAGGGTTACCATACCTACTGCTTTAAG CCAAAGATGGAAAACATACCCGATGGTGACTGGTACTGTTACGAGTGTATATCTAAG GCATCTGGTGTGCCGTGTTGTATTGTGTGCGGGAAGAAGACGGGTAAGATCGCTGAGTGCCATCACTGTCCTCGAGCCATCCACCTCGACTGTCTAGACCCGCCCCTACCTCGTATGCCCAGGAAATGGGTGTGTCCAGCATGTTCATCAAATATG AATGGTCGAAAGCGGTCACGGAAAAGTCCTAAGAGTCCGAAGAAATGTGATGTTGGAAATACGACTCCTGTACAAAGACGTGACAATGAGGTATCAACAAAACAAGTGGAGACTCCGTCGtcagaaaagaaaagaaataataaagaaaacgAAAAGAAGAAAGCTGCAGAACAGTCTGATGATATGACTTTATGCAG GTTGGTTCTGACAGAAATGGAAAAGCATGAAGATGGCTGGCCATTCCTGAAACCTGTAAACTTCAAACAGTTCCCAACGTATCgtaaatatatcaaacaacCCATGGACTTTAGTACAATTAAAAACAAGCTCCGCGACTCAGT GTACAAGTCAAGAGCGGAATTTGCAGCTGATTGTAGACTTATTTTTGAAAACTGTAAAACTTTTAACGAGGATGAGTCGGAAGTGGGTCGTGGTGGACACACGCTACGGAAGTTCTTTGAATCCCGGTGGAAGGAACTCATACTACATTCATCCACAGTTTCATCAAATTCTTCATCCTCCTCATCCTCCACAACATCCACAGTGACAGCATCTTCATCTAGTTCATCATCTGTAACCTCAGTGAATTCATCAAAGACCATGGCGCCATCTAGCCAAATTTCAGGGACATCTGCAGAAACGTCTGTGACAGAATCGACAACCAAGGATGATGACTGA